In Paraburkholderia aromaticivorans, a single window of DNA contains:
- a CDS encoding LysR family transcriptional regulator, with protein sequence MCKPHLPESGEHMFIRQLHYLVTLAKEQHFAKAAEVSHVSQPALSSAIRSLEAELGLVIVRRGRRFIGFTEEGERVLGWARQTLATLEHMRQDASAAQVRLTGTIRIGVIPTTMPIVGLLLGACRSDHASIRYSARSLSADTILRQLDDYELDIGFTYLDDRVQAGFAVLPLYRERYFLLSPPSSPARPGVNRWDALGELPFCLLGTSMQNRQVINAAFRRAGVQPTVVLETDSLLALYSNVQHAGLYSILPHSLLSVLDARTGVNATPLLPELTREIGLITRNSPSMPPLAAAMWSAAERLDLQKAFDALLNTADIAALG encoded by the coding sequence ATGTGCAAACCGCATCTGCCGGAATCCGGGGAGCACATGTTCATCCGTCAACTTCATTATCTGGTTACGCTTGCGAAGGAGCAGCACTTCGCCAAGGCCGCCGAGGTGAGCCATGTTTCGCAACCGGCGCTGTCCTCGGCGATCCGAAGTCTGGAGGCAGAGCTGGGCCTGGTCATCGTCAGGCGTGGCAGACGTTTCATCGGTTTCACCGAGGAAGGCGAGCGGGTACTCGGATGGGCCCGCCAGACGCTCGCCACACTTGAGCATATGCGGCAGGATGCGTCGGCCGCCCAGGTGCGGCTGACTGGCACGATACGCATCGGTGTCATTCCAACGACAATGCCCATCGTCGGTTTGTTGCTGGGCGCGTGCCGCTCGGATCACGCTTCGATCCGATACTCGGCGCGCTCGCTCAGTGCCGACACGATCCTTCGCCAACTGGACGACTATGAACTCGATATAGGGTTCACCTATCTGGACGATCGCGTCCAGGCGGGGTTCGCGGTTCTTCCTCTGTATCGCGAGCGTTATTTTCTGCTCTCTCCGCCTTCCTCGCCTGCCCGGCCGGGCGTGAATCGTTGGGACGCGCTCGGCGAACTACCGTTCTGTCTGCTGGGCACCTCGATGCAGAATCGGCAGGTCATCAACGCGGCTTTTCGCAGGGCCGGCGTTCAGCCAACGGTCGTGCTCGAAACGGATTCTTTGCTAGCGTTGTATTCGAACGTTCAGCATGCCGGCCTGTACAGCATCCTGCCGCACAGCCTGTTAAGCGTGCTCGACGCACGAACCGGCGTCAACGCAACGCCATTGCTGCCCGAGTTGACGCGTGAGATCGGCCTGATCACGCGCAACTCTCCTTCCATGCCGCCGCTCGCGGCGGCGATGTGGAGTGCAGCGGAACGTCTGGACCTTCAGAAGGCTTTTGATGCATTGCTCAACACGGCAGACATTGCTGCGCTGGGATAG